A genomic region of Campylobacter corcagiensis contains the following coding sequences:
- the hpf gene encoding ribosome hibernation-promoting factor, HPF/YfiA family, protein MNVDITGKQFELTEPIKAYVFQNLETLQKYGLDIISSRVVISADEKQGRKGFKVDLTLNLAKRGTVVISGKDKDLYAAIDDIANRASKVLRRESDKIKTHKNKDERKEQILDQANAPLEKIDADEIVPMELNSYKPLEIDEALNILKADENGQFLVFNDMDAKMRVIYKRKDGKFGLF, encoded by the coding sequence ATGAATGTAGATATTACAGGTAAACAATTTGAGCTAACTGAACCTATAAAAGCTTATGTTTTTCAGAATTTAGAAACACTTCAGAAGTACGGTCTTGATATAATATCAAGCAGGGTAGTTATATCAGCTGATGAGAAGCAAGGAAGGAAAGGCTTTAAAGTTGATTTAACGCTAAATTTAGCAAAAAGAGGCACTGTTGTTATAAGTGGTAAAGATAAAGATCTCTACGCTGCAATTGATGATATAGCAAACCGCGCTTCAAAAGTTCTAAGAAGAGAGAGTGATAAGATAAAAACTCATAAAAATAAAGATGAGAGAAAAGAGCAAATTTTAGATCAGGCAAATGCGCCATTAGAGAAAATCGATGCTGATGAGATAGTTCCTATGGAGCTTAATTCATATAAACCTTTAGAAATTGATGAGGCTTTAAATATCTTAAAGGCTGATGAAAATGGTCAATTTTTAGTATTTAATGATATGGATGCTAAGATGAGAGTTATATATAAAAGAAAAGATGGTAAATTTGGTTTATTTTAA
- a CDS encoding type II secretion system protein yields the protein MKNFKSAFTMIELVFVIVVLGILAGVAIPRLAVTRDDATLTKLMADINAIKSGISVKRGEEMLTGKATWPDPGANFSNVVNGGVKITNNGRNGWQSVKNETDKTTAKLCVAGSCADLTYYRKADGAKSAGTFECTGTLCSSLE from the coding sequence ATGAAGAATTTTAAAAGTGCTTTTACTATGATAGAGCTTGTTTTTGTTATTGTTGTTCTTGGAATTTTAGCTGGTGTTGCTATACCTAGACTTGCAGTTACAAGAGATGATGCAACCTTAACAAAGCTTATGGCTGATATAAATGCTATAAAAAGCGGTATATCCGTAAAAAGAGGCGAAGAGATGTTAACAGGCAAGGCAACATGGCCAGATCCTGGTGCTAACTTTTCAAATGTTGTAAATGGTGGAGTAAAAATAACTAACAATGGAAGAAATGGTTGGCAAAGTGTAAAAAATGAAACAGATAAAACAACTGCTAAATTATGTGTAGCTGGCTCATGTGCAGATCTTACATATTACCGTAAAGCTGATGGAGCAAAAAGTGCTGGAACATTTGAGTGTACAGGCACTCTTTGCAGTAGTTTAGAGTAG
- a CDS encoding pyrroline-5-carboxylate reductase, with protein MKIYIFGNGAMASAMAYGLMDKFEVILVGRNSKNLAKFSEFKTEIYGSSYDISGKNIILAFKPYALKDMVSILKGRANLCISVLAMTNLADIKAIAANAHCVCLPNIAAKYKASTTAYYSDSDDEMIDEILNSFGKAIRVESDSELKVAGVLAGCVPAYLSVVAEALANGGVKEGLKKEISLNLVNSVFNSTSKLLENYHPALLKELVCSPKGTTIQGVYELEKAGVRGVFMDALKASTKGAN; from the coding sequence ATGAAAATTTATATATTTGGAAATGGTGCGATGGCAAGTGCGATGGCTTATGGACTTATGGATAAATTTGAAGTTATTTTAGTTGGACGAAATAGTAAAAATTTGGCTAAATTTAGTGAGTTTAAAACTGAAATTTATGGCTCATCGTATGATATTTCTGGTAAAAATATCATCTTAGCCTTTAAACCATACGCTCTAAAAGATATGGTATCTATACTTAAAGGCAGGGCAAATTTATGTATAAGCGTTCTTGCTATGACAAATTTAGCAGATATAAAAGCTATCGCCGCAAACGCTCACTGTGTTTGTCTGCCAAATATCGCTGCAAAATATAAAGCCTCTACCACAGCTTATTATAGTGATAGTGATGATGAGATGATAGATGAAATTTTAAATTCTTTTGGCAAGGCGATAAGAGTAGAAAGTGATAGTGAGTTAAAAGTTGCTGGAGTTTTAGCTGGATGCGTACCAGCTTATCTTTCAGTTGTTGCTGAAGCTTTGGCTAATGGCGGAGTAAAGGAGGGTTTAAAAAAAGAAATTTCTTTAAATTTAGTAAATTCTGTTTTTAATAGCACATCTAAACTTTTAGAAAACTACCATCCTGCACTTCTTAAAGAGCTAGTTTGTTCTCCAAAAGGCACAACAATACAAGGCGTTTATGAGCTTGAAAAAGCTGGAGTTAGAGGGGTTTTTATGGATGCATTAAAGGCAAGTACAAAAGGTGCTAATTGA
- the ybeY gene encoding rRNA maturation RNase YbeY, protein MINCQDSYPKILDEILKFLGVKNEVELVFIDTNEMKELNFKERKINKTTDVLSFPYEKIANFPIGSVVINLDMAKDMAKSLDHSLEDEIALLFTHGVLHILGFDHEVDSGQMRQKESEILKHFNLPKSLIVRTQDS, encoded by the coding sequence TTGATAAACTGCCAAGATAGTTATCCTAAAATTTTAGATGAGATTCTGAAATTTTTAGGTGTGAAAAATGAGGTTGAGCTTGTTTTTATAGATACTAATGAGATGAAAGAGTTAAATTTTAAGGAGCGAAAAATTAACAAAACCACCGATGTTTTAAGCTTTCCATATGAGAAAATAGCAAATTTTCCAATAGGTTCAGTCGTCATAAATTTAGATATGGCAAAAGATATGGCAAAAAGCTTAGATCACAGCCTTGAAGATGAGATAGCTTTGCTTTTTACTCATGGCGTTTTACACATCTTAGGCTTTGACCATGAAGTTGATAGCGGGCAAATGAGGCAAAAAGAGAGCGAAATTTTAAAGCACTTCAATCTACCAAAAAGCCTTATAGTAAGAACTCAAGATAGTTAA
- a CDS encoding primosomal protein N', translated as MFFYKIAVLGSSLKPLTYASDSKFLPNQIVEIYVRNSLKKGVILELCQKPNFKTKEILKATEFKFSLTQATLANFIAAYYICDLGVAFNIFTPFKQTKFKSINFNLTPNLSSDQTKAYEFANEHKTSLIFGDTGSGKSEIYIKLIAKTLNQGKQALFLMPEISLTPQMEKRLLSYFGDALAIWHSKISPKKKSEILTKFESGEVKLIAGARSALFLPFTNLGLIVVDEEHDDSYKSAQKPRYNARDLSLFLASKFDIKVLLGSATPSLTTFNKQPTFRLKGTYHESFKEIIYDENETKLSKSIIKELKICLEDKKQAIVFLPTRANFKYMVCSKCSTLVKCPFCSVGMSYHKDKNSLKCHYCGYSTFAKVKCSSCKSPLLEAKRMGTSEVLDNLRAVFKDANIAKFDRDEITTQKKLVSLLKDFNDKKIDILVGTQMLSKGHDYHNVSLAVIMGIDENLNYADFRAREKSLALAIQLSGRAGRAGKAKVLIQTRQVEFFKEYILNYDKFLADELEYRSGLYPPFTKLLRILISHKNEKIAISTTSKCLERLKSVENIEIVGYGKAGIEYIASKFRYEILIRSKNIKALIKSGFSVYDISGVEVDMDPLSFA; from the coding sequence GTGTTTTTTTATAAAATAGCGGTCTTAGGCTCATCCCTAAAACCGCTTACTTACGCGTCAGATTCTAAATTCCTACCAAACCAAATCGTAGAAATTTATGTTAGAAATAGCCTTAAAAAAGGGGTGATTTTAGAGCTTTGCCAAAAGCCAAATTTTAAAACAAAAGAAATTTTAAAAGCAACTGAGTTTAAATTTAGCCTTACTCAAGCTACTCTAGCAAATTTTATCGCTGCTTACTATATATGTGATCTTGGGGTAGCTTTTAATATTTTTACTCCATTTAAACAGACTAAATTTAAAAGCATAAATTTCAATCTAACTCCAAATTTAAGTAGCGATCAAACCAAAGCTTATGAGTTTGCAAATGAGCATAAAACTAGCCTTATCTTTGGCGATACAGGAAGTGGAAAAAGTGAAATTTACATAAAACTAATAGCTAAAACGCTAAATCAAGGCAAACAAGCTCTTTTTTTAATGCCTGAAATATCCTTAACCCCACAAATGGAAAAACGCCTTTTAAGTTACTTTGGTGATGCTCTTGCCATTTGGCACTCCAAAATAAGCCCTAAAAAAAAGAGCGAAATTTTAACTAAATTTGAAAGTGGAGAAGTAAAACTAATAGCTGGAGCAAGGTCGGCTCTTTTTTTGCCATTTACAAATTTAGGGCTTATTGTTGTAGATGAAGAGCATGATGATAGCTATAAATCAGCGCAAAAACCACGCTATAATGCTAGAGACTTATCACTTTTTTTAGCCTCTAAATTTGATATAAAAGTTCTTTTAGGTTCGGCAACACCATCTTTAACAACCTTTAACAAACAGCCTACATTTAGGCTAAAAGGAACGTATCACGAAAGCTTTAAAGAGATAATTTATGATGAAAATGAGACAAAACTATCAAAAAGCATCATAAAAGAGCTTAAAATTTGTCTTGAAGACAAAAAGCAAGCAATTGTGTTTTTGCCAACTAGGGCAAATTTTAAGTACATGGTTTGTTCAAAATGTTCTACTTTGGTAAAGTGTCCATTTTGTAGCGTTGGAATGAGCTATCATAAAGATAAAAATTCTCTTAAGTGCCACTACTGTGGATACTCAACCTTTGCTAAAGTAAAATGCTCATCATGTAAAAGCCCCCTACTAGAAGCAAAAAGAATGGGCACAAGTGAGGTTTTAGATAATCTTAGGGCTGTATTTAAAGATGCAAATATCGCCAAATTTGACCGAGATGAGATAACTACACAAAAAAAGCTCGTTAGTTTGCTTAAGGATTTTAACGATAAAAAAATAGATATATTAGTCGGCACTCAGATGCTTAGCAAAGGTCATGACTATCACAATGTCTCCTTAGCGGTGATAATGGGTATAGATGAGAATTTAAACTACGCTGATTTTAGAGCTAGAGAAAAGAGCCTTGCTCTTGCCATACAGCTATCAGGACGGGCTGGACGGGCTGGAAAAGCTAAGGTTTTAATCCAAACTAGGCAAGTTGAGTTTTTTAAAGAGTATATTTTAAACTACGATAAATTCTTAGCTGATGAGCTAGAGTATAGAAGTGGGCTTTATCCGCCATTTACTAAGCTTTTGCGTATTTTAATATCTCATAAAAACGAAAAAATTGCCATATCAACAACTAGTAAGTGTTTAGAAAGACTAAAAAGCGTAGAAAATATAGAAATAGTAGGATATGGAAAAGCTGGTATTGAGTATATAGCATCAAAATTTCGCTATGAAATTTTGATACGCTCCAAAAATATAAAAGCCTTAATCAAATCAGGCTTTAGTGTTTATGATATTTCAGGAGTTGAAGTTGATATGGACCCACTTAGCTTTGCATAA
- the queC gene encoding 7-cyano-7-deazaguanine synthase QueC, which translates to MKKALCIMSGGMDSTLCAYMAKKEGYEVVGLHFNYSQRTQDKEKECFYKICEILGAKTVEIDTNFIAQIGGNSLTDRDLEIRKTMSDEVPNTYVPFRNGIFLSIAAAVAERYECEAIYIGVTQADGSGYPDCTAEFIKAAQKFINLGRVYQSTVKTPLINLSKADIVKEALNLGVALEYTWSCYENGVVACGKCDSCRLRLKGFSKANAVDKIAYAKLS; encoded by the coding sequence ATGAAAAAAGCACTTTGCATAATGAGTGGTGGTATGGATAGCACACTTTGTGCTTATATGGCTAAAAAAGAAGGATATGAAGTAGTTGGACTTCACTTTAACTACTCGCAACGAACCCAGGATAAAGAAAAAGAGTGTTTTTATAAAATTTGTGAGATTTTAGGTGCAAAAACAGTTGAAATTGATACAAATTTCATAGCACAAATTGGCGGAAATTCTCTAACTGATAGAGATTTAGAAATTCGTAAAACTATGAGTGATGAAGTACCAAACACATATGTGCCTTTTAGAAATGGCATTTTTTTAAGCATAGCAGCAGCTGTGGCTGAAAGATATGAGTGTGAGGCTATTTATATCGGTGTAACACAAGCTGATGGAAGTGGATATCCAGACTGCACAGCTGAGTTTATAAAAGCAGCTCAAAAATTTATAAATTTAGGCAGAGTCTATCAAAGCACTGTAAAAACTCCGCTTATAAATTTAAGCAAAGCTGATATTGTAAAAGAGGCTTTAAATTTAGGCGTGGCGTTAGAGTATACTTGGAGTTGCTATGAAAATGGCGTTGTAGCGTGTGGCAAGTGCGATAGCTGTAGGCTAAGGCTTAAAGGTTTTAGTAAGGCTAATGCTGTAGATAAGATAGCTTATGCAAAGCTAAGTTAA
- a CDS encoding outer membrane protein assembly factor BamD, with the protein MKKFLIFICVLLFIAGCSSKSDGIYNLPPEEWYTKIMQDLKSADYEAAKLHYTQFASEHIASPLLEQTLLILAMANSEENNYTDASMYLNEYIRKYGTRDKIEHAEYLKIKANFDSFQNANRNQNLMENSIVMINNFLVQYPQTEYRPLLETMLIKFKLALYYLNENIIDLYNQTGRPESAMVYKKINENSPLKDANLIPPDMPWYRAFFE; encoded by the coding sequence ATGAAAAAGTTTCTTATTTTTATATGCGTTTTATTGTTTATAGCTGGATGTTCTAGCAAAAGTGATGGAATTTACAATCTACCGCCCGAAGAGTGGTATACCAAAATAATGCAAGATTTAAAATCAGCTGACTATGAAGCAGCAAAACTCCACTATACTCAGTTTGCAAGTGAACATATAGCTTCTCCACTTCTAGAACAAACACTGCTAATACTAGCCATGGCAAATTCTGAAGAAAATAACTATACTGATGCAAGTATGTATCTAAATGAGTATATAAGAAAATATGGCACGAGAGATAAGATAGAACACGCTGAATATCTAAAAATCAAAGCAAATTTCGACTCATTTCAAAACGCTAACCGTAACCAAAATTTAATGGAAAATAGCATTGTAATGATAAATAATTTCCTAGTTCAATATCCACAAACAGAGTACAGACCGCTTCTTGAGACTATGCTTATCAAATTTAAACTAGCACTTTATTATCTAAATGAAAATATCATAGATCTATACAATCAAACAGGTCGCCCTGAGTCAGCTATGGTGTATAAAAAAATAAATGAAAACTCACCACTAAAAGATGCAAATCTTATTCCACCTGATATGCCTTGGTATAGAGCATTTTTTGAGTAA